In a single window of the Nocardiopsis composta genome:
- a CDS encoding ABC transporter permease, producing the protein MSTPEPSAAAAAPPRPEPSAAELAARYGLKASGARPRLGRYLADVWRHRHFIDAFARARASAKYSRANLGRLWEVGTPLLNAAVYYLIFGLLLQTDRGVEDFIPFLVTGVFVFTFTQATVLAAVRAISGNLGLIRALHFPRASLPIALAVLQMRQMVVTMGVLLVIVMVTGQFPQWNWLLAVPVLLLQSLFNTGLALIFARLGAKVSDLAQLMPFVMRTWMYASGVMYSIAVMAAHAPAAVQVLLGLNPAALYIDLMRFALIDSFTAADLPPYAWAGASAWALAVLVCGFVYFWKAEESYGRD; encoded by the coding sequence GTGAGCACACCCGAGCCCTCCGCCGCAGCGGCCGCGCCGCCGCGCCCGGAGCCGTCGGCCGCGGAGCTGGCCGCCCGCTACGGCCTCAAGGCCAGCGGTGCGCGCCCGCGCCTGGGGCGCTACCTGGCGGACGTGTGGCGCCACCGCCACTTCATCGACGCCTTCGCCCGTGCCCGGGCCAGCGCCAAGTACAGCAGGGCCAACCTGGGCCGGCTGTGGGAGGTCGGCACCCCGCTGCTCAACGCCGCGGTCTACTACCTCATCTTCGGCCTGCTGCTGCAGACCGACCGCGGCGTCGAGGACTTCATCCCGTTCCTGGTGACCGGCGTGTTCGTGTTCACCTTCACCCAGGCCACGGTGCTGGCCGCGGTGCGCGCGATCTCCGGCAACCTCGGCCTGATCCGGGCGCTGCACTTCCCCCGGGCCTCGCTGCCGATCGCGCTTGCCGTGCTGCAGATGCGCCAGATGGTGGTCACCATGGGCGTGCTGCTGGTCATCGTGATGGTCACCGGCCAATTCCCGCAGTGGAACTGGCTGCTGGCGGTGCCGGTCCTGCTCCTGCAGTCGCTGTTCAACACCGGCCTGGCGCTGATCTTCGCCCGCCTCGGCGCGAAGGTCTCCGACCTCGCCCAGCTCATGCCGTTCGTCATGCGCACGTGGATGTACGCCTCCGGGGTGATGTACAGCATCGCGGTGATGGCGGCGCACGCCCCCGCGGCGGTGCAGGTGCTGCTCGGCCTCAACCCCGCCGCGCTCTACATCGACCTGATGCGGTTCGCGCTGATCGACAGCTTCACCGCCGCCGACCTCCCGCCCTACGCCTGGGCCGGCGCATCCGCCTGGGCGCTGGCGGTGCTGGTCTGCGGGTTCGTCTACTTCTGGAAGGCCGAGGAGAGCTATGGCCGCGACTGA
- a CDS encoding peptidoglycan recognition protein family protein, whose translation MSARAREAREDEPGGIGRRAVLRGGLVVAGGVLLGGAAQTASAPAAAAAAEPSVHTRAAWAARPPTSPAQVIGQAPTYIVVHHTATANSTDYSLEHAFALSRSIQNFHMDGNGWADTGQQLTISRGGHVMEGRNSSLPAIRAGDHVIGAHVANYNDVAVGIENEGTYTSAEPTGALYGALVETCAWLCAAYGRPASAIIGHRDLNATACPGDVLYGMLPQLRQDVGAVLGAEYRRPLPASQRPPYPGVPEAGRVREFRHGPALGRRDSNAAVG comes from the coding sequence ATGTCAGCACGTGCCAGAGAAGCCAGAGAAGACGAGCCCGGAGGGATCGGCCGGCGGGCCGTGCTCCGGGGCGGCCTGGTCGTCGCCGGGGGAGTGCTGCTGGGCGGAGCCGCCCAGACGGCCTCCGCTCCGGCGGCCGCGGCCGCGGCGGAACCGTCGGTGCACACCCGCGCCGCGTGGGCCGCCCGCCCCCCGACGAGCCCGGCCCAGGTGATCGGCCAGGCCCCCACCTACATCGTCGTCCACCACACCGCGACCGCCAACAGCACCGACTACTCGCTCGAACACGCCTTCGCCCTCTCCCGCTCCATCCAGAACTTCCACATGGACGGCAACGGGTGGGCCGACACCGGGCAGCAGCTCACCATCAGCCGCGGCGGCCACGTCATGGAGGGCCGCAACTCCTCGCTGCCGGCCATCCGGGCCGGCGACCACGTGATCGGCGCGCACGTGGCCAACTACAACGACGTCGCCGTCGGCATCGAGAACGAGGGGACCTACACCTCCGCCGAGCCGACCGGAGCCCTCTACGGCGCGCTGGTGGAGACCTGCGCCTGGCTGTGCGCCGCCTACGGCCGGCCCGCCTCGGCCATCATCGGCCACCGCGACCTCAACGCCACGGCCTGCCCCGGCGACGTGCTCTACGGGATGCTGCCGCAGCTGCGGCAGGACGTGGGCGCGGTGCTCGGCGCCGAGTACCGGCGCCCGCTGCCGGCCTCGCAGCGGCCGCCCTACCCGGGGGTCCCCGAGGCCGGCCGGGTCCGGGAGTTCCGGCACGGCCCCGCGCTGGGCCGCCGCGACTCCAACGCGGCCGTCGGCTGA
- a CDS encoding SWIM zinc finger family protein: MSKRWSTEEIRALAPEPPVHTAAEAAARPGAWPVLGSAEDDSGAALLWGVHAGPPRHRAAVRIAPGSAPGHRCGCRRRASPCEHALALLLLWSAGTVPGSGAPPRWAVRWFGAGPADPKAAARRAARREERAAEGLAELELWLRDQVDAGLAAARGTGYARWDAMAARLVDAQAGRAAERVRDLGGAVAAGGPEWPGRLLAELALLRLLASALLRGDALPEGLRATARSRVGLPASPDASAPVRDSWEVLGRRAFRTGRLDGLRFWLRGRGSGRVAALVSFAPEGTAPDAPVRPGTVVDAELAFYPAEHRASLAAAGGARPAGPPAGSTAAGALDSWAAALAEDPWLEAWPVVLEDVRPARPREGGRWWLTDPAGDSLPLPAGADPPWRLAALSGGAPVTVAGEWTPWGLHPLTAWPPDGSAAPVPLRPP; this comes from the coding sequence GTGAGCAAGCGGTGGAGTACCGAAGAGATCCGGGCTCTGGCTCCCGAACCCCCTGTCCATACGGCCGCCGAGGCGGCCGCCCGCCCCGGCGCCTGGCCGGTGCTCGGCTCCGCGGAGGACGACTCCGGCGCCGCCCTGCTGTGGGGGGTGCACGCCGGTCCGCCGCGGCACCGCGCGGCCGTCCGGATCGCCCCGGGCTCCGCCCCCGGGCACCGGTGCGGCTGCCGGCGCCGCGCCTCCCCCTGCGAGCATGCGCTCGCCCTGCTCCTGCTCTGGTCCGCCGGCACCGTACCGGGGTCCGGCGCGCCGCCGCGCTGGGCCGTCCGGTGGTTCGGCGCGGGCCCGGCCGACCCGAAGGCGGCGGCGCGGCGCGCCGCCCGCCGGGAGGAGCGCGCCGCCGAGGGCCTGGCCGAGCTGGAGCTGTGGCTGCGCGACCAGGTCGACGCCGGGCTGGCCGCGGCCCGCGGCACCGGATACGCGCGCTGGGACGCCATGGCGGCGCGGCTGGTCGACGCCCAGGCGGGGCGGGCGGCCGAGCGCGTCCGCGACCTGGGCGGCGCGGTCGCGGCCGGCGGCCCGGAGTGGCCCGGCCGGCTCCTGGCCGAGCTGGCCCTGCTCCGCCTGCTGGCCTCGGCTCTGCTGCGCGGCGACGCGCTGCCCGAGGGGCTGCGCGCCACCGCCCGCTCCCGGGTCGGCCTGCCGGCCTCCCCGGACGCCTCGGCCCCGGTCCGCGACTCCTGGGAGGTGCTGGGCCGGCGCGCCTTCCGGACCGGCCGCCTGGACGGACTCCGGTTCTGGTTGCGCGGCCGCGGCTCCGGCCGGGTCGCCGCCCTGGTCTCCTTCGCCCCCGAGGGCACCGCTCCCGACGCTCCGGTACGGCCGGGCACCGTGGTCGACGCCGAGCTGGCCTTCTACCCGGCCGAGCACCGGGCCTCGCTGGCCGCGGCGGGCGGGGCGCGGCCGGCGGGGCCGCCGGCGGGGAGCACCGCCGCCGGCGCGCTGGACTCCTGGGCCGCGGCGCTGGCCGAGGACCCGTGGCTGGAGGCGTGGCCGGTCGTCCTGGAGGACGTCCGCCCGGCCCGCCCGCGGGAGGGCGGCCGGTGGTGGCTGACCGACCCCGCGGGCGACTCGCTGCCGCTGCCCGCCGGCGCCGACCCCCCGTGGCGGCTCGCCGCGCTCAGCGGCGGCGCCCCGGTCACCGTCGCCGGCGAGTGGACCCCGTGGGGCCTGCACCCGCTGACCGCCTGGCCGCCGGACGGCTCGGCGGCGCCGGTGCCCCTCCGGCCTCCTTGA
- a CDS encoding TetR/AcrR family transcriptional regulator — MSDAEKTPRRAPAGAAVLQEDVTRAIRAAVFAELASAGYGRLSIEAVAKRAGVGKTAVYRRWKSKLEMVIDVVSAAAEQVTPVPDTGSLDGDVRELIGAAVHALRHPLALQIVPDLLAEAARSPEIAATLEGALRRTQREIGRVVIRSAVERGELPAGTDPEFALDVILGPVYWRLAVIRDELRPDHLDLLARGAVAALAQAGPAGRD, encoded by the coding sequence ATGTCCGACGCCGAGAAGACCCCGCGCCGCGCCCCCGCCGGCGCCGCCGTGCTGCAGGAGGACGTCACCCGCGCCATCCGCGCGGCCGTCTTCGCCGAGCTCGCGTCGGCCGGCTACGGGCGGCTGTCGATCGAGGCGGTCGCCAAGCGGGCGGGGGTCGGCAAGACCGCCGTCTACCGGCGCTGGAAGTCCAAGCTGGAGATGGTGATCGACGTCGTCTCCGCCGCCGCCGAGCAGGTCACCCCGGTGCCCGACACCGGCTCGCTCGACGGCGACGTGCGCGAGCTGATCGGCGCGGCGGTGCACGCCCTGCGCCACCCGCTCGCCCTGCAGATCGTCCCCGACCTGCTCGCCGAGGCGGCGCGCAGCCCGGAGATCGCGGCGACCCTGGAGGGCGCGCTGCGCCGGACCCAGCGCGAGATCGGGCGGGTGGTCATCCGCAGCGCGGTCGAGCGCGGCGAGCTGCCCGCCGGAACCGACCCGGAGTTCGCCCTGGACGTGATCCTCGGCCCGGTGTACTGGCGGCTCGCGGTCATCCGCGACGAGCTCCGCCCCGACCACCTCGACCTGCTCGCCCGCGGCGCGGTGGCCGCCCTCGCCCAGGCCGGTCCGGCCGGGCGGGACTGA
- a CDS encoding class I adenylate-forming enzyme family protein, translating to MNDAPIARPVRSLTAVTNQLLHRGSPYEVEVVEIDGVPTRVWRNADPTLRASLEKMRSYGDAPALVYAEERLSHAEFYRHAATMAHRMAGEYGIAKGDRVALALRNYPEWVIAYYAAAALGAVLVPLNAWWTGSELEYGLSDSGASLLVADEERIAALGGVPRRLDLPVIAVRTSGALPEGVRAWPDVLGEVAEDVRLPEADPAPDEPANIFYTSGTTGRPKGAVGSHRNMISNQLSADYARMRSLMRLGLDMGDAQAFLDAVSSPVVLCVVPLFHTTGAQSVMHPTLAKGGALVLMYKWSPEEALRLIERERVAAITAVPAMIAQMLASPKLGEHDLSSLLVLASGGAPAPPALVSRARAGMHDLMLAQGYGLTESSATATVNGGSDYLLRPDSAGLPVAVVDVKIVGAGGEELPPGEVGEVWINGPGIVHGYWNRPDATAASFTDGWLHTGDLGRLDEEGFLYIVDRAKDMIIRGGENVYCAEVEAAVHEHPAVAEVAVMGVPHEVYGEEVGAVVRALPGTSLTEEELRAFLADRLAAFKIPAHIRIAEGELPRNAAGKLLKNRLKRDHGWLEEAGDAPAAG from the coding sequence ATGAACGACGCCCCCATCGCCCGCCCCGTCCGGTCCCTCACCGCCGTCACCAACCAGCTGCTCCACCGAGGAAGCCCGTACGAGGTGGAGGTCGTGGAGATCGACGGGGTACCGACCCGGGTGTGGCGCAACGCCGACCCCACGCTGCGCGCCTCGCTGGAGAAGATGCGCTCCTACGGCGACGCCCCCGCCCTGGTCTACGCCGAGGAGCGGCTGAGCCACGCCGAGTTCTACCGGCACGCCGCCACCATGGCGCACCGGATGGCCGGGGAGTACGGCATCGCCAAGGGCGACCGGGTGGCGCTGGCGCTGCGCAACTACCCCGAATGGGTGATCGCCTACTACGCGGCCGCCGCCCTGGGCGCCGTCCTGGTGCCGCTGAACGCCTGGTGGACCGGGTCGGAGCTGGAGTACGGGCTGTCCGACAGCGGCGCCTCGCTGCTGGTGGCCGACGAGGAGCGGATCGCCGCGCTCGGCGGCGTGCCGCGGCGGCTGGACCTCCCGGTGATCGCGGTGCGCACCTCGGGCGCGCTGCCGGAGGGGGTGCGCGCCTGGCCGGACGTGCTCGGCGAGGTGGCCGAGGACGTCCGGCTGCCCGAGGCGGATCCGGCCCCCGACGAGCCGGCCAACATCTTCTACACCTCCGGCACCACCGGCCGCCCCAAGGGCGCGGTCGGCTCGCACCGGAACATGATCTCCAACCAGCTCTCCGCCGACTACGCGCGGATGCGCTCGCTGATGCGGCTGGGGCTGGACATGGGCGACGCGCAGGCGTTCCTCGACGCGGTCTCCTCCCCCGTCGTGCTCTGCGTGGTGCCGCTGTTCCACACCACGGGCGCGCAGTCGGTGATGCACCCCACCCTGGCCAAGGGCGGCGCGCTGGTGCTGATGTACAAGTGGAGCCCGGAGGAGGCGCTGCGGCTGATCGAGCGGGAGCGGGTCGCCGCGATCACCGCGGTGCCGGCGATGATCGCGCAGATGCTCGCCTCGCCGAAGCTGGGCGAGCACGACCTGTCCAGCCTGCTGGTGCTGGCCAGCGGCGGCGCGCCGGCGCCCCCGGCGCTGGTGTCGCGGGCCCGCGCCGGGATGCACGACCTGATGCTGGCGCAGGGCTACGGGCTCACCGAGTCCTCGGCGACCGCCACGGTCAACGGCGGCAGCGACTACCTGCTGCGCCCGGACAGCGCGGGCCTGCCGGTGGCGGTGGTGGACGTCAAGATCGTCGGCGCCGGCGGCGAGGAGCTGCCGCCCGGCGAGGTCGGCGAGGTGTGGATCAACGGCCCGGGCATCGTGCACGGCTACTGGAACCGCCCGGACGCGACCGCGGCGTCGTTCACCGACGGCTGGCTGCACACCGGCGACCTGGGCCGGCTGGACGAGGAGGGCTTCCTCTACATCGTGGACCGCGCCAAGGACATGATCATCCGCGGCGGGGAGAACGTGTACTGCGCCGAGGTCGAGGCGGCGGTGCACGAGCACCCCGCGGTCGCCGAGGTGGCGGTGATGGGCGTGCCGCACGAGGTCTACGGCGAGGAGGTGGGCGCGGTGGTCCGGGCGCTGCCCGGGACCTCGCTGACCGAGGAGGAGCTGCGCGCGTTCCTCGCCGACCGGCTGGCCGCCTTCAAGATCCCGGCGCACATCCGGATCGCCGAGGGCGAGCTGCCGCGCAACGCCGCGGGCAAGCTGCTGAAGAACCGGCTCAAGCGGGACCACGGTTGGCTGGAGGAGGCCGGCGACGCCCCGGCCGCGGGCTGA
- a CDS encoding methyltransferase: MAGGDGEHRELLRLLVGPWVGKAIAAAAEIGVADGLVDGPRSAAELAEELNVRRGGLVRLLRMLASVGLVDEEQGRYSLTRTGELLASDHPASMRDLALLYDSPLYRVAWDGLAQQVRTGRQSFEAACGEDVHSYLSRRPEEARRFVAGTAAGPGFAENLAAAHDFSGVSRVVDVGGGGGAVLEAVLTRHQHVIGVLLDRRGTLEPARERLLHFVAEGRCSLVEGDFLDGVPEGEVHILSRILHNWDDVRARRILANCRAAMPAGGGRVLVAERILPDGRHPWLSVAFDLHMMVMTGGAERTAAEYGALLRSAGLRPDRTAELPMEVSLLEAVPL; this comes from the coding sequence GTGGCAGGAGGAGACGGCGAACACCGGGAGCTGCTGCGCCTGCTGGTCGGCCCCTGGGTGGGCAAGGCCATCGCGGCGGCGGCCGAGATCGGCGTGGCGGACGGCCTCGTCGACGGGCCGCGGAGCGCCGCCGAGCTCGCCGAGGAGCTGAACGTGCGCCGCGGCGGCCTGGTCCGGCTGCTCAGGATGCTGGCCTCGGTCGGCCTGGTCGACGAGGAGCAGGGGCGCTACTCGCTCACCCGGACCGGCGAGCTGCTGGCCTCGGACCACCCCGCGTCAATGCGCGACCTGGCGCTGCTCTACGACAGCCCGCTCTACCGGGTGGCCTGGGACGGGCTGGCCCAGCAGGTGCGCACCGGGCGACAGTCCTTCGAGGCCGCCTGCGGCGAGGACGTCCACTCCTACCTGTCGCGGCGGCCGGAGGAGGCGCGGCGGTTCGTGGCGGGGACGGCGGCCGGCCCCGGGTTCGCCGAGAACCTGGCGGCGGCGCACGACTTCTCCGGGGTGTCCCGGGTGGTCGACGTGGGCGGGGGCGGCGGCGCCGTGCTGGAGGCGGTGCTCACCCGCCACCAGCACGTCATCGGGGTGCTGCTGGACCGGCGCGGCACCCTGGAGCCGGCCCGGGAGCGGCTGCTGCACTTCGTCGCGGAGGGGCGGTGCTCACTGGTCGAGGGCGACTTTCTGGACGGGGTGCCCGAGGGCGAGGTGCACATCCTCAGCCGGATCCTGCACAACTGGGACGACGTCCGGGCCCGCCGCATCCTGGCGAACTGCCGCGCGGCCATGCCGGCCGGCGGCGGCCGGGTGCTCGTCGCCGAGCGGATCCTGCCCGACGGGCGCCATCCCTGGTTGTCCGTCGCCTTCGACCTGCACATGATGGTGATGACGGGAGGGGCCGAGCGGACGGCCGCAGAGTACGGCGCGCTGCTGCGCTCGGCGGGTCTGCGCCCGGACCGCACGGCCGAGCTCCCGATGGAGGTCTCGCTGCTGGAGGCGGTGCCGCTGTGA
- a CDS encoding STAS domain-containing protein, whose translation MERFPCGGPTLVPVEGEIDIATADAMRELILLAAERDPRGCVVVDLSRVDFFDASGVRALLAAYRELTAQGRHMVLAEPSAPARRTLDALRIHDLLDIYPMVEMALSHFPGGANDRSVPGGD comes from the coding sequence ATGGAACGCTTCCCATGCGGCGGTCCCACCCTGGTGCCGGTCGAGGGCGAGATCGACATCGCCACGGCCGACGCGATGCGCGAGCTGATCCTGCTCGCGGCCGAACGGGACCCGCGGGGCTGCGTCGTCGTGGACCTCTCCCGGGTGGACTTCTTCGACGCCAGCGGCGTCCGCGCACTCCTCGCCGCCTACCGCGAGCTCACCGCCCAGGGCCGGCACATGGTCCTGGCCGAACCCTCGGCACCGGCCCGCCGCACCCTCGACGCGCTCCGCATCCACGACCTCCTCGACATCTACCCGATGGTGGAGATGGCCCTGTCCCACTTCCCCGGCGGAGCCAACGACCGCAGCGTCCCCGGCGGCGACTGA
- a CDS encoding ABC transporter ATP-binding protein — protein MAATEGSTATATPAAPPEGEPAAPTVIVDDLHVVYRVRGAAGRAGGGGPAALLRALTRRKGAGAREVHAVRGVSFVARRGEAIGLIGSNGSGKSTLLRAVAGLLPPESGRVYTDGQPSLLGVNAALMNDLSGERNVVLGCLAMGMTPAEVRERYDGIVDFSGINDKGDFISLPMRTYSSGMAARLRFAIAAARDHDVLLIDEALATGDRAFRRRSEKRIKELRERAGTVFLVSHSNKSIRDTCDRAIWLERGELVMDGPAGEVVDAYEASTAD, from the coding sequence ATGGCCGCGACTGAGGGCTCCACCGCCACCGCGACCCCCGCCGCGCCCCCCGAGGGCGAGCCGGCCGCCCCCACCGTCATCGTCGACGACCTGCACGTGGTCTACCGGGTGCGGGGCGCGGCCGGCCGGGCCGGGGGCGGCGGCCCCGCCGCGCTGCTGCGCGCGCTGACCCGCCGCAAGGGTGCGGGCGCCCGCGAGGTGCACGCGGTGCGCGGGGTGAGCTTCGTCGCGCGCCGCGGCGAGGCGATCGGCCTGATCGGCTCGAACGGGTCGGGCAAGTCCACCCTGCTGCGCGCCGTCGCCGGCCTGCTGCCGCCGGAGAGCGGCCGGGTCTACACCGACGGCCAGCCCTCGCTGCTCGGGGTGAACGCCGCGCTGATGAACGACCTGTCCGGGGAGCGCAACGTGGTGCTGGGCTGCCTGGCCATGGGCATGACCCCGGCCGAGGTGCGCGAGCGCTACGACGGCATCGTCGACTTCTCCGGGATCAACGACAAGGGCGACTTCATCTCGCTGCCGATGCGCACCTACTCCTCGGGGATGGCCGCCCGGCTCCGGTTCGCCATCGCCGCCGCCCGCGACCACGACGTGCTGCTCATCGACGAGGCCCTGGCCACCGGCGACCGCGCGTTCCGCCGGCGCTCGGAGAAGCGGATCAAGGAGCTGCGGGAGAGGGCCGGCACCGTCTTCCTGGTCAGCCACAGCAACAAGTCCATCCGGGACACCTGCGACCGCGCCATCTGGCTGGAGCGGGGCGAGCTGGTGATGGACGGCCCGGCCGGCGAGGTCGTCGACGCCTACGAGGCCTCCACCGCCGACTGA